Below is a genomic region from Streptomyces ferrugineus.
ATCTGGGTGCCGACGGCGGCGACGGTGGTGACGTCGGCATGCGTGCCGACCAGGGCCGTATGGCATCCGTCGCAGAAGCCGCAGCCGGGGGTGCCGCCGAGTGCCCGGTCGGGGCTGACGCACTGCAACGCGGCCGCGAAGGCCCGCGCCGCCTGGTTCCGGCCCGCGCCGGGCGGCCCGGTGAACAGCCAGGCGTGCGTCATCTTGGACGCCTCGGGGGGCGGCGCGTCGGCGGCCGCGGCGGTGACGAGCGCGTCGGCGTCCCGAGCGGCAGCGCCCAGCTGCTCACTGACCCGCTCCTGGCCGACCAGGTCGTCCCACACGGTCATGGGTCACGCCCGCCTTTCGTCACACCTCACGTTGCACGGTCCATTGTGCGGGGCGGCACTGACAACGGGGGCCGGGCGGGCGGACGGCACCGCGTGCGGGGCGAGCCGGCGCGGGTGTGCGGCGCACACCGACAGAGCACGGCGCCTCAGCGGCACCCAGCGCCCGGCACCAGGCACCGCCAGGCACCAGGCAAGCCCTCAACCGAGCCGCAACGCCCTCAGCGCCGCCGACCCCGGCCCCGGCCGCCCCCGTCCTCGTCGTACTCGTCCTCATGCGGACCCAACAGCTCGTCCGCCAACGTCGGCAGATCGTCCAGCGGCGTCTCCTCGGCCCAGTCGGACCGAGCTCTGCGTCGCGACGCGCCCGCCTCGTCGACCTGGGGCATCTCGCGCGTACGTTCCTCATCGCGGAAGTACCCGGGCGGAACCCGGTCCCCGGACTCGTCCTCCGACACGGGAGGCAGCACGGCCGTTTCGTCCGCGGCACCGGGCGGGACCGGCGGCAGGACGGCCGTCTCATCGGCCGCACCCGGCGCAACCGGCGGCAGCACCGTCGTCTCGTCCGCCTCCGAAGGCACCGGCGGCTGCGGCAGCTTCGCCGTCACCTCGGACTCGGACTCGCCCGAAGGACGGTCACCGGCAGCCGGCTCGTCGCCCGTCTCCCGCTGCTCCTCGTCACGCACCGGCCGCAGCACGGTCGTCTCGTCCGACGCCCCGCCCGGCGTCACCACAGGCGTGGGCACCGTCACCGCATCCCCGAAGCCGGCCCCGGCCGCAGGCCCCGTCGGCTTCGGACCCGCCTGAGCCGCGGACGCCGCCTGCTCGGCCCGTCGCCGGGCCTCCTCGGCCCGCAGCAGGGCCTCCTCAGCCTTGCGCTGCTTCTCCAGGCGGAGGGCCTCCGCCTCGGCGCGCAGCCGGGCCTCTTCCTCGGCCTGCTTGCGGCGCCGCTCCTCCTCGGCCTTGCGGCGCGCCTCCTCCTCGGCGCGTGCCTTCTCCTCCGCGAGCAGCCTCTGACGCTCCTCCTCGGCCCGTCGACGCGCTTCCTCGGCCCGCTGCCGGGCCTCCTCCGCCTGCCGTTCGGCCTCGCGGCGTTGCGCCTCCTCCAGCTCGCGCCGCTTGCGCTCCTCCTCCTCGGCGCGCAGCCGGGCGAGCTGCTCCTGGCGCTCGCGCTCCAGGCGCTCCTCCTCGGCCTTGCGGGCGGCCTCTTCCTCGGCCTTGCGCCGGGCCTCCTCCTCGGCCTTGCGGCGCGCTTCCTCCTGCGCCTGGATCTCGGCCTCGGACAGCGGCAGCATCTGGTCGAGCCGGTGCCGGACGACCGTCGTCACGGCTTCCGGCTCCTGGCCCGCGTCCACCACCAGATAGCGGCCGGGGTCGGCCGCGGCCAGCGTGAGGAAACCGGAGCGCACGCGCGCGTGGAACTCCGTGGGCTCCGACTCCAGCCGGTCCGGTGCCTCGGTGAACCGCTCGCGGGCGCTCTCCGGCGAGATGTCCAGCAGCACGGTCAGATGCGGTGCGAGTCCGTTGGTCGCCCAGCGGTTGATGCGGGCGATCTCCGTCGGGGACAGGTCGCGGCCCGCGCCCTGGTAGGCGACGGAGGAGTCGACGTAGCGGTCCGAGATCACGACCGCGCCGCGCTCCAGGGCCGGACGGACCACGGTGTCCACGTGCTCCGCGCGGTCGGCGGCGTACAGCAGCGCCTCCGCGCGGTGCGACAGGCCGGCGCTCGACACGTCCAGCAGGATCGACCGCAGCCGCTTGCCGACCGGCGTCGCGCCCGGCTCGCGCGTGACGACGACCTCGTGGCCCTTGCCGCGGATCCACTCGGCGAGCGCCTCGGCCTGGGTGGACTTGCCGGCGCCGTCGCCGCCCTCCAGGGCGATGAAGAAGCCGGATGTCGCGGGCACCTGCTCCGGGTCGTCCCCGCCGAGCAGCGCGTCCCGCAGGTCCTGCCGCAGCGGCACGCCGGAGCGGTCGTCGACCTTGGCCAGCACCAGCGCGGCCACCGGCAGCAGCAGCGCGCCGACCAGCATCAGCGTGAACGCCGCACCGCCGTGCGCGAAGACGAACTTGCCGCTCTCCAGCCGGTGCGGCCCGATGAGCGCGGCCACCAGCGGCGCGATCACCGCGCCGAGCGCCACACAGACCCGTACGACCGCGTGCAGATGCTCCGTCGTGCGCGGACGGCGGAACTCCTCGGCCTCCTGGTCGATCAGCGTGTGGCCGGTGTTGGCGGCCATGCCCGCGCCGATTCCGGCCAGCGCGATGATCAGCAGGACGGTGGTGACGTCCGGGACGAGGCCCGCGGCCAGCAGCGCGATCCCGGTGAAGGCGATGGCGAGCGCCAGCAGGCGGCGCCGTGACAGGGCGGGCAGCACGGAGGGGGCCGTACGGATGCCGACGACCACGGCGCCGGTCAGCGCGAGCACCAGCAGGCCGTACAGCACCGGACCGCCGCCCAGGTCCTTGGCGTGCAGCACCGCGACGGCGACCGCCGCGGACACCGCTCCGGCGACCGCCGCGCACGCCGTCACCAGCAGCGCGATCACGCCGGTGCGGCCCTTGTCGACGCCGGATCCGGTCTTCGGGCGGCGCAGCCCCTCCAGCGGCGAGCGCGCGCGGGGGGTGCGCGTGCCGGGCAGTTCCAGGAAGGTCAGCACGGACAGGGACGCGGCGAACAGGCCGGCCGCGACATACGACGCGAGGGCCGCCTGGTGCTGCTCGAACCAGTCGAGCCCGGCGCCGAGCAGGTTGTTCAGCAGGGCGGCGACGACGAGCGCGGCGGCTGCCAGCGGGACCGACACGAAGCTGGTGCGCAGCGACAGACGGCGCAGGGCGTCCAGGTGGTCCGGCAGCGGCCGTACCGTCGCGCCCTCCGGCGGCGGGGCCGGCAACAGGGCGGGCGCCGCGCTCTCCCGGCACACCGTCCAGAAGCGCTCGGCGACGCCGGTCACGAAGACCGTGACCAGCAGCAGCGCCAGCGCGTTGTCCGGCATCCAGTCGATCCACAGGGGTGCGACGATCAGCAGGGCGGCGCGCAGTCCGTCGGCGCCGACCATGGTCCAGCGCCGGTCGAGCGGGCCTTCCTGGGAGGTCAGCGATGTCAGCGGGCCGAGGAGTACGGCGCCGAAGAGCAGGGTGGCCAGGATGCGCACGCCGAAGACGGTCGCCACTGCGAACGCCACGCCCCGGTAGCCACCGCCGAAGGACCCTTCGGCGATCGCCGCCTGAAGGGCCAGCAGCACCAGCACCAGGAGGGCGAGGATGTCGCCGACACCACCCACCAACTGCGCGCTCCACAGCCTCTTGAGCTGCGGTCGGCGCAGCAGGGCGCGGACGGCGCGCTCGCGGGAGTCCGCCGCGAGGGTGTCGTCGGGGGCCGTGTTGGGGGCCGTTGGCTGCTCGGCTCGCGTCATGCTTTCAGCCTATCGGGAGCCACCGACAGCCCGGCCCGCGCGCCCGAACGTACGGCCGCCCCGACACCAAACTGATGCCGAGGCGTTCGTTTTGCGAACCGTAAGTGAAGAACCGGGCCGCCAACCGGCCCTCATTGGGGCCCGGTTGGTCCCGAAGCGAGGGCGGCTCAGTCCTCCGCCGACGACTTGGAGGCGGTCGCCTTCTTGGCGGCCGTCTTCTTCGCCGTCGTCTTCTTCGCGGCCGTGGTCGTCTTCTTCGCCGCGGTCTTCTTGGCGGCCGTCTTCTTGGCCGGGGCGGCCTTCTTGGCGGTCGTCTTCTTCGCGGCGGCCTTCTTCGCCGTCTTCTTGGCGGGCCCCTTGGCGCGCTTCTCGGCGAGCAGCTCGAAGCCGCGCTCCGGGGTGATCGTCTCGACGCTGTCGCCGGAGCGCAGGGTCGCGTTGGTCTCCCCGTCGGTGACGTACGGCCCGAAGCGGCCGTCCTTGACGACGACCGGCTTCTCGCTGACCGGGTCGGTGCCCAGCTCCTTCAGCGGCGGCTTGGCGGCGGCGCGGCCCCGCTGCTTGGGCTGGGCGTAGATCGCCAGCGCCTCTTCGAGGGTGATCGTGAAGAGCTGCTCCTCGGACTGCAGCGAGCGCGAGTCGGTGCCCTTCTTCAGGTACGGCCCGTAGCGGCCGTTCTGCGCGGTGATCTCCACGCCTTCCGCGTCGGTGCCGACGACCCGGGGCAGGGACATCAGCTTGAGCGCGTCCTGAAGGGTCACCGTGTCGAGCGACATCGACTTGAACAGCGAGGCCGTGCGCGGCTTGACGGCGTTCTTGCCGGTCTTCGGGGTGCCCTCGGGGAGCACCTCGGTGACGTACGGGCCGTAGCGGCCGTCCTTGGCGACGATCGCGTGACCGGTCTTCGGGTCGGTGCCCAGCTCGAAGTCGCCGCTGGGCTTGGCCAGCAGTTCCTCGGCCAGCTCGACGGACAGCTCGTCCGGCGCGAGGTCGTCCGGGATGTCGGCGCGCTGGTGCTGCTCGGTGTCCTTCTCGCCGCGCTCGATGTACGGGCCGTAGCGGCCGACCCGCAGCACGATGTCGTTGCCCACCGGGAACGACGACACCTCGCGCGCGTCGATCGCGCCCAGGTCGGTCACCAGCTCCTTGAGGCCGCCGAGGTGGTCCCCGTCGCCGTTGCCCGCGTCGGCCGCGTCGCCGTTGTGGGTGCCCTCGCCGAAGTAGAACCGCTTCAGCCACGGCACGGACTGGGCCTCGCCGCGGGCGATGCGGTCGAGGTCGTCCTCCATCCTGGCGGTGAAGTCGTAGTCGACCAGCCGCCCGAAGTGCTTCT
It encodes:
- the tmk gene encoding dTMP kinase is translated as MTRAEQPTAPNTAPDDTLAADSRERAVRALLRRPQLKRLWSAQLVGGVGDILALLVLVLLALQAAIAEGSFGGGYRGVAFAVATVFGVRILATLLFGAVLLGPLTSLTSQEGPLDRRWTMVGADGLRAALLIVAPLWIDWMPDNALALLLVTVFVTGVAERFWTVCRESAAPALLPAPPPEGATVRPLPDHLDALRRLSLRTSFVSVPLAAAALVVAALLNNLLGAGLDWFEQHQAALASYVAAGLFAASLSVLTFLELPGTRTPRARSPLEGLRRPKTGSGVDKGRTGVIALLVTACAAVAGAVSAAVAVAVLHAKDLGGGPVLYGLLVLALTGAVVVGIRTAPSVLPALSRRRLLALAIAFTGIALLAAGLVPDVTTVLLIIALAGIGAGMAANTGHTLIDQEAEEFRRPRTTEHLHAVVRVCVALGAVIAPLVAALIGPHRLESGKFVFAHGGAAFTLMLVGALLLPVAALVLAKVDDRSGVPLRQDLRDALLGGDDPEQVPATSGFFIALEGGDGAGKSTQAEALAEWIRGKGHEVVVTREPGATPVGKRLRSILLDVSSAGLSHRAEALLYAADRAEHVDTVVRPALERGAVVISDRYVDSSVAYQGAGRDLSPTEIARINRWATNGLAPHLTVLLDISPESARERFTEAPDRLESEPTEFHARVRSGFLTLAAADPGRYLVVDAGQEPEAVTTVVRHRLDQMLPLSEAEIQAQEEARRKAEEEARRKAEEEAARKAEEERLERERQEQLARLRAEEEERKRRELEEAQRREAERQAEEARQRAEEARRRAEEERQRLLAEEKARAEEEARRKAEEERRRKQAEEEARLRAEAEALRLEKQRKAEEALLRAEEARRRAEQAASAAQAGPKPTGPAAGAGFGDAVTVPTPVVTPGGASDETTVLRPVRDEEQRETGDEPAAGDRPSGESESEVTAKLPQPPVPSEADETTVLPPVAPGAADETAVLPPVPPGAADETAVLPPVSEDESGDRVPPGYFRDEERTREMPQVDEAGASRRRARSDWAEETPLDDLPTLADELLGPHEDEYDEDGGGRGRGRRR